In Sulfitobacter sp. OXR-159, one DNA window encodes the following:
- a CDS encoding GntR family transcriptional regulator gives MPDAKTGPTDAYSMILEAIDIGTYRPGDRLVESELAERFGVSRTPIREALQRLETQSLLMRDGRSLIVASLDHNQMAELYVVRGELEGLAARLAARHATAEEVRVLREMVDADNALAGNPNALARANKRFHKQIHLASHNRYLVQQLDLVHRSMALMATSSLAVEGRGEIAQAEHNRIVEMIEARDEDGADEALRTHISVAFMTRLKQEAARREEDF, from the coding sequence ATGCCCGACGCCAAAACCGGCCCGACCGACGCCTATTCGATGATACTAGAGGCCATCGACATCGGCACCTATCGCCCCGGTGACCGGCTGGTAGAAAGCGAGTTGGCCGAGCGCTTCGGCGTGTCGCGCACCCCGATCCGTGAAGCTTTACAACGGCTTGAGACCCAATCTCTTTTGATGCGTGACGGGCGCAGCCTGATCGTGGCCTCGCTGGATCACAACCAGATGGCCGAGCTTTACGTCGTGCGGGGGGAGTTGGAAGGGCTGGCCGCGCGTCTGGCCGCGCGCCATGCCACGGCTGAGGAAGTGCGCGTGCTGCGCGAGATGGTGGATGCCGACAACGCGCTGGCGGGCAATCCCAATGCGCTGGCGCGGGCGAATAAGCGGTTTCACAAGCAGATCCATCTGGCGTCGCACAACCGCTATCTGGTGCAACAGCTTGACCTTGTGCACCGCTCCATGGCCTTGATGGCGACCTCTTCGCTTGCGGTGGAGGGGCGTGGGGAGATCGCGCAGGCCGAACATAACCGCATCGTGGAAATGATCGAAGCGCGCGATGAGGATGGCGCGGATGAGGCGCTGCGCACGCATATTTCTGTCGCCTTCATGACCCGATTGAAGCAGGAAGCGGCCCGGCGCGAGGAAGATTTTTAG
- a CDS encoding glycosyltransferase family 2 protein, giving the protein MSNLRLKLSAPRMAAAPARRMRLGQHLIAAGVIGPSDLLHGLDLQRRIDAPLGEVLATEGLVTPDDIVRALARQYGAQPVDLTRSPSDPRLSARIPARLCLKFGAVPWLELGDRLFVASSRPAEFSQLCSALGERGESLVLVIADPQQVQTQIGRLYATELAHHAVTRVADAESCRNWGVRSRKRRFALQGILLSLVALLVFFPSAVLAVALLWGAFTLLLTSGLKAAALWASLMRPASPQAPPEASDMKGFRLPRVSVLVPLLHEEEIAQALIARLSWLTYPKSLLEVVLVLEASDSLTRKTIARTPLPPWISVIEVPDAGALKTKPRALNYALDFCRGSIIGVWDAEDAPEPDQIEQIVTRFQNAPENVACLQGVLDFYNSRSNWMARCFAIEYATWWRVILPGVARLGLVVPLGGTTLFFRRDILERLGAWDAHNVTEDADLGLRLARRGYVTELIPTTTFEEANCRPWPWVRQRSRWLKGYLITWAVHMQRPRALLQDLGLRRFIGAQAIFLSTVSQFALAPLLWSLWLTFFGLYHPVTDWLAPPTMTAIFALFILSELLNLCASVTAVSNRGQRHLLPWVITFPLYFALGAVAAAKALCELYRSPHFWDKTAHGCTLPYYVRPQKKTPKNLPRAGPLPASIGS; this is encoded by the coding sequence ATGAGCAACCTCCGCCTTAAACTCTCAGCGCCGCGTATGGCCGCCGCGCCCGCCCGCCGGATGCGGTTGGGTCAGCATCTGATTGCGGCGGGGGTCATCGGGCCAAGCGATCTGCTCCACGGGCTCGACCTACAGCGCCGGATCGACGCCCCCTTGGGCGAGGTCCTCGCGACCGAAGGGCTGGTCACGCCTGATGACATCGTCAGGGCGCTCGCCCGGCAGTACGGTGCGCAGCCTGTCGATCTTACGCGCAGCCCCTCCGATCCGCGCCTCTCTGCTCGGATACCCGCGCGCCTCTGTCTGAAATTTGGCGCGGTGCCTTGGCTAGAACTGGGCGACCGGCTTTTCGTGGCCAGCAGCCGTCCCGCCGAATTTTCACAGCTTTGCAGTGCCTTGGGCGAAAGGGGGGAGTCCTTGGTGCTGGTCATCGCCGACCCCCAGCAGGTGCAGACCCAGATCGGCCGTCTTTACGCGACAGAGCTCGCGCATCATGCCGTCACCCGTGTGGCGGACGCCGAAAGCTGTCGAAACTGGGGGGTGCGCAGCCGAAAACGGCGGTTTGCGTTGCAGGGCATTCTGCTGTCCCTCGTTGCCCTGCTGGTATTCTTTCCCTCGGCAGTCCTCGCCGTGGCGCTTCTCTGGGGGGCCTTTACGCTGCTTTTGACCAGTGGCCTCAAGGCAGCGGCGCTTTGGGCGTCTCTCATGCGGCCCGCCTCACCGCAGGCACCGCCAGAAGCCAGTGATATGAAAGGGTTCCGCCTGCCCCGCGTCTCTGTCCTCGTGCCGTTGCTGCATGAGGAAGAGATCGCGCAGGCGCTTATCGCGCGGCTGTCTTGGCTGACCTACCCCAAATCACTGCTGGAGGTGGTCTTGGTCCTCGAAGCAAGCGACAGCCTCACCCGAAAGACCATCGCCCGCACCCCTTTACCGCCGTGGATCAGCGTGATCGAAGTGCCCGACGCCGGGGCGCTCAAGACCAAGCCCCGCGCGCTGAACTACGCGCTCGACTTCTGCCGGGGCAGTATCATCGGCGTGTGGGACGCCGAGGATGCGCCAGAGCCGGACCAGATCGAACAGATCGTAACCCGTTTTCAAAACGCGCCTGAGAATGTCGCCTGTTTGCAGGGGGTTCTGGATTTTTACAACAGCCGCAGCAATTGGATGGCCCGCTGTTTCGCCATCGAATATGCAACGTGGTGGCGGGTAATCCTACCCGGTGTCGCCCGACTGGGGCTGGTTGTCCCTCTAGGTGGGACAACCCTGTTTTTCCGCCGTGATATCCTTGAACGGCTCGGCGCTTGGGACGCTCATAACGTGACAGAGGATGCCGATCTGGGTCTTCGACTGGCGCGGCGCGGTTATGTGACCGAACTAATACCCACCACCACTTTTGAGGAGGCCAACTGCCGCCCTTGGCCTTGGGTGCGGCAACGATCGCGGTGGCTGAAAGGCTATCTCATCACATGGGCCGTCCATATGCAGAGGCCGCGTGCCCTGCTGCAAGACCTCGGGCTGCGGCGGTTCATCGGCGCGCAGGCGATCTTCCTCTCGACGGTCTCGCAATTTGCCCTTGCCCCGCTGCTCTGGTCGCTCTGGCTGACCTTCTTTGGCCTGTACCACCCGGTCACTGACTGGCTTGCCCCACCCACCATGACGGCGATATTCGCACTGTTCATCCTGTCCGAATTGCTGAACCTCTGCGCCTCTGTGACTGCGGTCTCAAACCGTGGGCAGCGCCACCTGCTGCCTTGGGTTATCACCTTCCCGCTCTATTTTGCCCTGGGGGCCGTAGCCGCTGCCAAGGCACTTTGTGAGCTCTATCGCAGCCCCCACTTTTGGGACAAAACCGCCCATGGTTGTACGTTGCCCTACTACGTAAGGCCGCAGAAAAAGACGCCTAAAAATCTTCCTCGCGCCGGGCCGCTTCCTGCTTCAATCGGGTCATGA
- a CDS encoding GatB/YqeY domain-containing protein, giving the protein MSLRMRISDALKQAMKDKAADRLSTLRLINAAIKDKDIAARANGTDEGVSDAEVLGILSKMAKQRQESARAYEEGGRLDLAEREREEVEVIEEFLPRQLSVTETSAAVDKAVADVGATSIRDMGKVMGLLKERYTGQMDFGAVGPVIKDRLS; this is encoded by the coding sequence ATGTCATTGCGGATGCGCATCTCGGATGCTTTGAAACAGGCCATGAAAGACAAGGCGGCGGACCGGCTTTCGACGCTGCGGCTTATCAATGCCGCGATCAAGGACAAGGACATCGCCGCCCGGGCCAACGGCACGGATGAGGGCGTGTCGGATGCCGAGGTGCTGGGCATTCTCAGCAAGATGGCCAAGCAGCGTCAGGAATCGGCGCGCGCCTATGAAGAGGGCGGGCGTCTGGACCTTGCGGAGCGGGAGCGCGAAGAAGTCGAGGTGATCGAAGAGTTCCTGCCACGGCAGCTCAGCGTCACCGAAACCTCTGCCGCGGTGGATAAGGCTGTGGCCGACGTCGGCGCGACCTCAATCCGCGATATGGGCAAGGTCATGGGGCTGTTGAAAGAGCGCTATACCGGCCAGATGGATTTTGGCGCGGTGGGTCCGGTTATCAAAGACCGTCTGAGCTGA
- the carA gene encoding glutamine-hydrolyzing carbamoyl-phosphate synthase small subunit, which yields MSAPARPRPTACLALADGSIFYGMGFGATGQTVAELCFNTAMTGYQEIMTDPSYAGQIVTFTFPHIGNVGTNPEDDETGDPVAAGMVVKWMPTTPSSWRNIQPLSDWLAARGRIAIGGIDTRRLTRAIRQQGAPHAALAHDPDGNFDIEALVAAARSFAGLEGMDLAKDVTCAQTYRWNEMRWAWPDGYAPQTEAKHKVVAVDYGAKRNILRCLASAGCDVTVLPATATYDDIMAHKPDGVFLSNGPGDPAATGAYAVPMIRDVLDKTDLPVFGICLGHQMLALALGATTVKMSHGHHGANHPVKDYDTGKVEITSMNHGFAVDGQSLPEGVRETHVSLFDGSNCGIRVDGRPVWSVQHHPESSPGPQDSYYLFERFSEAMAARSA from the coding sequence ATGTCCGCGCCCGCTCGCCCACGCCCAACCGCCTGCCTTGCCCTCGCGGATGGATCGATTTTCTACGGCATGGGGTTTGGCGCCACCGGCCAGACCGTGGCGGAGTTGTGTTTCAACACCGCGATGACCGGCTACCAAGAGATCATGACCGACCCCTCCTATGCGGGCCAGATCGTGACATTCACCTTCCCGCATATCGGCAATGTCGGCACCAACCCCGAAGATGACGAGACCGGCGATCCGGTCGCCGCCGGGATGGTCGTCAAATGGATGCCCACCACGCCCAGCAGCTGGCGCAACATCCAGCCGCTGTCGGATTGGCTCGCCGCACGTGGCCGCATCGCCATCGGTGGTATCGACACCCGCCGCCTAACCCGCGCGATCCGCCAGCAGGGCGCGCCGCACGCTGCCCTCGCCCATGACCCGGACGGCAACTTTGACATCGAAGCGCTGGTCGCCGCCGCCCGCAGTTTTGCCGGTCTCGAAGGCATGGATCTGGCCAAGGATGTCACCTGCGCCCAGACTTACCGTTGGAACGAGATGCGGTGGGCATGGCCCGACGGCTACGCGCCCCAGACCGAGGCCAAACACAAGGTCGTGGCCGTAGACTACGGCGCGAAACGCAACATCCTGCGCTGCCTCGCCTCTGCGGGCTGCGACGTGACCGTGTTGCCCGCCACCGCGACCTATGACGATATCATGGCGCATAAGCCGGACGGCGTGTTCCTCTCCAACGGTCCGGGCGATCCGGCAGCGACCGGTGCCTATGCCGTGCCGATGATCCGCGACGTGCTGGATAAAACCGATCTGCCGGTCTTTGGCATCTGCCTTGGTCACCAGATGTTGGCGCTGGCGCTTGGTGCGACCACGGTTAAGATGAGCCACGGCCACCACGGGGCGAACCACCCGGTCAAAGACTATGACACCGGCAAGGTCGAGATCACCTCGATGAACCACGGTTTCGCAGTCGATGGCCAATCCCTGCCCGAGGGCGTGCGCGAGACGCATGTGTCGCTCTTTGACGGGTCGAACTGCGGCATCCGCGTCGATGGCCGCCCGGTCTGGTCGGTGCAGCACCATCCCGAATCCAGCCCCGGCCCGCAGGACAGCTATTACCTGTTTGAGCGTTTCAGCGAAGCCATGGCCGCGCGTAGCGCCTAA
- a CDS encoding VOC family protein, whose translation MHLSAITLIVPDYDAGIDFYCGVMGFDLTEDVDQGRKRWVRVTPPGAQTGFILARADDDQQKAAIGKQGAGRVWLFLKVDDFTAEFDRLSAAGVIFEEAPRHEPYGKVAVFRDPFGNRWDLLGD comes from the coding sequence ATGCATCTCTCTGCGATAACCTTGATCGTTCCTGACTATGACGCGGGAATCGATTTCTACTGTGGCGTCATGGGGTTCGACCTCACCGAAGACGTTGATCAGGGCCGCAAACGCTGGGTGCGCGTCACCCCGCCCGGCGCGCAGACGGGGTTCATTCTGGCCCGAGCCGATGACGACCAGCAAAAGGCCGCGATTGGCAAACAGGGCGCGGGGCGCGTTTGGCTGTTCTTGAAAGTAGATGATTTCACAGCAGAATTCGACCGTTTGTCAGCTGCTGGTGTCATATTTGAAGAAGCACCGCGGCACGAGCCCTATGGCAAAGTTGCCGTCTTCCGCGATCCTTTCGGCAACCGTTGGGATCTGCTGGGCGACTGA
- a CDS encoding pyrimidine 5'-nucleotidase, whose amino-acid sequence MPRDAFSHVTTWVFDLDQTLYPPEARLFDLIEARMVDWVMRAIKVDRAEANHLRQHYWQTYGTTLAGLMREHGVDPGPYLTDVHDIPMDRLTPDPLLAQAIRVLPGRRIVYTNGCAPYAERVLEARGLSGLFDAVYGVEHADFLPKPEAAAYDKVFAIDGFQTAAAAMFEDDPRNLAAPHALGMRTVHVAPTRGEGDHIHYHTQDLCDFLTRVAG is encoded by the coding sequence ATGCCGCGCGATGCTTTCTCTCATGTCACCACTTGGGTCTTCGACCTTGATCAGACGCTCTACCCCCCCGAGGCGCGGCTTTTCGATCTGATCGAAGCGCGTATGGTCGATTGGGTGATGCGCGCCATCAAGGTCGACCGGGCCGAGGCCAACCACCTGCGCCAGCACTATTGGCAGACCTATGGCACCACGCTGGCGGGGCTGATGCGCGAACATGGCGTCGATCCCGGCCCCTACCTCACGGATGTGCATGACATCCCGATGGACCGGCTGACCCCCGACCCGCTGCTGGCCCAAGCGATCCGCGTCCTGCCGGGGCGGCGCATCGTCTACACCAATGGCTGCGCGCCCTACGCCGAGCGGGTGCTTGAGGCGCGCGGCCTTTCAGGGCTATTCGATGCGGTCTACGGCGTCGAACACGCTGATTTCCTGCCCAAACCCGAAGCCGCGGCCTATGACAAGGTCTTTGCCATCGACGGTTTCCAAACCGCAGCCGCCGCGATGTTTGAGGATGATCCACGCAACCTTGCGGCCCCGCACGCCTTGGGGATGCGCACAGTGCATGTGGCGCCTACACGTGGCGAAGGCGATCACATCCACTACCATACGCAAGACCTCTGCGATTTTCTGACACGGGTGGCGGGCTGA
- a CDS encoding DUF2244 domain-containing protein yields MPYEWTTPPRANPQQMRLWPHQSLPARGFAAFMLATFTLAMIPLFAMLGTALLWGLLPFVLLALGAVYWALQHNHRARQIEEVLTLDETTARLVHTTAKGEVKDWNCNRYWARVKKYDDDGPVPHYVTLRGEGREVEIGAFLSEDERIALYDDLSHHLHT; encoded by the coding sequence ATGCCCTACGAATGGACAACCCCGCCCCGCGCAAATCCGCAGCAGATGCGCCTTTGGCCGCATCAATCCCTGCCCGCGCGCGGCTTTGCGGCTTTCATGCTGGCGACTTTCACGCTGGCGATGATCCCGCTTTTCGCCATGCTCGGCACCGCCCTGCTCTGGGGGCTGCTGCCCTTCGTGCTCTTGGCCTTGGGCGCGGTTTACTGGGCCTTGCAGCACAACCATCGCGCCCGGCAAATCGAAGAGGTGCTGACCCTCGACGAGACCACGGCGCGGCTGGTGCATACCACCGCCAAGGGCGAGGTGAAGGATTGGAACTGCAACCGCTATTGGGCCCGAGTGAAGAAATACGACGATGACGGCCCGGTGCCGCATTACGTGACCCTGCGCGGCGAGGGCCGCGAGGTAGAGATCGGGGCCTTTCTCAGCGAAGATGAGAGGATCGCGCTTTACGATGATCTGTCACATCACCTGCACACCTAA
- a CDS encoding UbiH/UbiF family hydroxylase produces MTFDCDILISGGGIAGLTAAAAFGAAGFDVICVDPTPPVTDGAAEGADMRSTALLQPSRLLLEDAGLWDRLAPHAAPLQIMRIVDAGGDDPSPRVTREFDAADISDAPFGWNFPNWLLRREILARLNALPNVDFRPGTGTTTLFTRSSEARVGLSDGSRIKTRLVIAADGRNSPMRDAAGIEVTTRRYGQKALAFCVTHPIPHENVSTEVHRSGGPFTLVPLPDRDGMPCSAVVWMDDGPATQARATLDTAAFEAEATARSANLFGPLTLTSHRALWPIISQEAKRLSAERVALVAEAAHVLPPIGAQGLNMSLTDLATLLDLARKSPGSLGDAEMLEAYHKARHADISLRVRGIDLLNRASQASSPLARDARAAALNALYALPQVRKMLMQMGLGLRR; encoded by the coding sequence ATGACCTTTGATTGCGATATTCTGATTTCCGGTGGCGGCATCGCCGGATTGACTGCCGCGGCCGCTTTTGGCGCGGCGGGTTTCGACGTGATCTGCGTCGACCCCACACCACCCGTCACCGACGGCGCGGCCGAGGGCGCCGACATGCGCTCCACCGCGCTGCTGCAACCATCCCGTCTGCTCTTGGAAGACGCCGGACTATGGGACCGCCTCGCCCCACATGCCGCCCCTTTGCAGATCATGCGGATCGTCGATGCGGGGGGCGATGACCCGAGCCCCCGCGTCACCCGCGAGTTCGACGCCGCCGATATCTCAGATGCCCCCTTCGGCTGGAACTTCCCAAATTGGCTGCTGCGCCGCGAGATTTTGGCCCGCCTGAACGCGCTGCCCAATGTCGATTTTCGCCCCGGCACTGGCACCACCACGCTCTTCACCCGCAGCTCCGAGGCCCGTGTCGGTCTCAGCGATGGCAGCCGCATCAAAACGCGACTGGTGATCGCCGCCGATGGGCGAAACAGCCCAATGCGCGATGCCGCCGGGATCGAAGTCACCACCCGCCGCTACGGCCAAAAGGCGCTGGCCTTTTGCGTGACACACCCCATCCCGCATGAGAATGTTTCGACCGAAGTGCACCGCTCCGGCGGCCCCTTCACCCTCGTCCCCCTGCCCGACCGCGACGGCATGCCCTGCTCCGCCGTGGTTTGGATGGACGACGGTCCCGCGACCCAAGCCCGCGCCACGCTGGATACCGCCGCATTTGAGGCCGAGGCAACGGCACGCTCAGCCAACCTCTTCGGGCCGCTGACCCTCACCAGCCACCGCGCGCTTTGGCCGATCATCAGCCAAGAGGCCAAGCGCCTCTCCGCCGAACGGGTGGCATTGGTGGCTGAGGCCGCCCATGTGCTGCCCCCCATCGGCGCGCAGGGGCTGAACATGTCGCTAACCGATCTGGCGACGTTGTTGGATCTGGCCCGCAAATCGCCCGGATCGCTCGGCGATGCCGAGATGCTAGAAGCCTACCACAAAGCCCGCCACGCAGACATCAGCCTGCGCGTCCGGGGCATTGACCTGCTGAACCGGGCCAGCCAAGCCAGCAGCCCACTGGCCCGCGATGCGCGGGCGGCAGCGCTTAATGCGCTCTACGCCCTGCCCCAAGTGCGCAAGATGCTGATGCAAATGGGGCTGGGCCTGCGCCGCTAA